The following coding sequences are from one Rattus norvegicus strain BN/NHsdMcwi chromosome 11, GRCr8, whole genome shotgun sequence window:
- the Atp5po gene encoding ATP synthase subunit O, mitochondrial precursor yields MAAPATSVLSRQVRSFSTSVVRPFSKLVRPPVQVYGIEGRYATALYSAASKQKRLDQVEKELLRVGQLLKDPKVSLAVLNPYIKRSIKVKSLKDITTKEKFSPLTANLMNLLAENGRLGNTQGVISAFSTIMSVHRGEVPCTVTTAFPLDEAVLSELKTVLNSFLSKGQILNLEVKTDPSIMGGMIVRIGEKYVDMSAKSKIQKLSKAMRDLL; encoded by the exons ATGGCCGCACCAGCAACATCCGTGCTGTCCCGACAG GTGCGGAGTTTCAGCACATCTGTGGTCAGGCCCTTTTCGAAGCTTGTAAGG CCCCCTGTCCAGGTCTACGGCATCGAAGGCCGCTATGCAACCGCCCTGTACTCTGCTGCGTCTAAGCAGAAAAGGCTGGACCAGGTGGAAAAGGAGTTGCTGCGAGTGGGG CAACTCTTGAAGGACCCCAAGGTGTCCCTTGCTGTTCTGAATCCCTACATTAAGCGCTCCATCAAAGTGAAAAGCCTGAAGGACATCACTACAAAGGAAAAATTCTCTCCGCTGACGGCCAACCTCATGA ATTTACTTGCTGAAAATGGTCGCCTAGGCAACACCCAGGGCGTCATCTCTGCCTTCTCCACCATCATGAGTGTCCACCGTGGAGAAGTGCCGTGCACAGTGACCACAGCATTT CCTTTAGATGAAGCTGTTCTCTCTGAGTTAAAGACAGTGCTGAATAGCTTCCTGAGTAAAGGCCAGATACTGAACCTGGAGGTCAAG ACTGACCCATCAATCATGGGTGGGATGATTGTCCGAATTGGAGAGAAATACGTTGATATGTCTGCAAAGAGCAAGATTCAGAAGCTCAGCAAGGCCATGCGGGATCTGCTCTGA